One Microbacterium esteraromaticum genomic window carries:
- a CDS encoding xylulokinase codes for MSATAETIRSGRTALGIELGSTRIKACLIDAATHEVLATGFHDWENRYEDRLWTYSLESVWTGLQEAYAGLVADTHDRYGVRPGAFAAIGVSAMMHGYLAFDRADNLLVPFRTWRNTSTGPAAAELSELLGVNIPLRWSIAHLRQAQLDAEAHVGEVRFLTTLAGYVHWQLTGRRVLGVGDASGMFPIDSAGADYDQALVERFDSHTGGDLRSLLPEVLVAGRDAGRLTAEGAALLDPTGVLQPGIPLCPPEGDAGTGMVATNAVAPRTGNVSAGTSIFAMVVLERPLAEAHHELDLVTTPAGDAVAMVHCNNGASELAAWVGMFSRFAEASGVPQAPDAVFETLFREALDGDADAGGLLAYNHLAGEPIAGLHEGRPLFVRAPDSRFTLANAMRAQLYGVFGTLALGMQVLEREGVAIERMFAHGGMFRTAGVAQRFLAAALKAPVAVADTASEGGAWGIAVLAAFLGSEVALSEYLDTRVFGGAGIRIAEPDPTDVAGYAAYLDRYRAGLVVEAAAITAL; via the coding sequence ATGAGCGCCACCGCAGAGACCATCCGATCCGGTCGCACGGCACTCGGCATCGAACTCGGCTCGACGCGCATCAAGGCATGCCTGATCGATGCCGCCACCCATGAGGTGCTCGCCACCGGCTTCCACGACTGGGAGAACCGGTACGAGGACCGCCTGTGGACCTACTCGCTCGAGTCCGTCTGGACCGGGCTGCAGGAGGCATACGCCGGTCTGGTCGCCGACACGCATGACCGCTACGGCGTCCGACCAGGCGCCTTCGCGGCGATCGGCGTCTCGGCCATGATGCACGGCTACCTCGCGTTCGACCGCGCAGACAACCTGCTCGTGCCGTTCCGAACCTGGCGCAACACCAGCACCGGTCCCGCCGCGGCGGAGCTCAGCGAGCTGCTGGGCGTGAACATCCCCCTGCGCTGGTCGATCGCCCACCTGCGCCAGGCGCAGCTCGACGCCGAGGCGCACGTCGGCGAGGTCCGCTTCCTCACCACGCTGGCCGGCTACGTGCACTGGCAGCTCACCGGACGCCGCGTGCTCGGCGTGGGCGACGCCTCGGGCATGTTCCCGATCGACTCCGCCGGAGCGGACTACGATCAGGCGCTCGTCGAGCGGTTCGACTCCCACACCGGAGGAGACCTGCGGTCGCTGCTGCCCGAGGTGCTCGTCGCGGGACGGGATGCCGGGCGGCTCACCGCCGAGGGGGCGGCGCTGCTCGATCCGACCGGCGTGCTGCAACCGGGCATCCCCCTCTGCCCGCCGGAGGGCGACGCGGGCACGGGCATGGTGGCCACCAACGCCGTCGCCCCCCGCACCGGAAATGTCAGCGCCGGCACCAGCATCTTCGCCATGGTCGTGCTCGAGCGTCCGCTCGCCGAGGCCCATCATGAGCTCGACCTGGTCACGACCCCGGCCGGCGACGCCGTCGCGATGGTGCACTGCAACAACGGCGCCAGCGAACTGGCGGCCTGGGTGGGCATGTTCTCCCGCTTCGCCGAGGCGTCGGGCGTGCCGCAGGCGCCGGATGCCGTCTTCGAGACCCTCTTCCGCGAAGCCCTCGATGGGGATGCCGACGCCGGCGGACTGCTCGCCTACAACCACCTCGCCGGCGAGCCCATCGCCGGATTGCATGAAGGCCGCCCGCTCTTCGTGCGCGCCCCCGACAGCCGCTTCACCCTCGCGAACGCGATGCGCGCTCAGCTGTACGGCGTGTTCGGCACGCTCGCCCTGGGCATGCAGGTGCTCGAGCGCGAGGGCGTCGCGATCGAGCGGATGTTCGCGCACGGAGGCATGTTCCGCACGGCCGGCGTCGCGCAGCGCTTCCTCGCTGCGGCGCTGAAGGCGCCCGTGGCGGTCGCAGACACGGCGTCCGAGGGCGGAGCATGGGGCATAGCGGTGCTCGCGGCCTTCCTCGGCTCCGAGGTCGCCCTCAGCGAGTACCTCGACACACGCGTCTTCGGCGGCGCCGGCATCCGCATCGCCGAGCCCGATCCGACCGACGTCGCCGGCTACGCCGCCTATCTCGACCGGTACCGCGCCGGCCTCGTCGTCGAAGCCGCAGCGATCACCGCTCTCTGA
- a CDS encoding LacI family DNA-binding transcriptional regulator, with product MSGSDEMRTRTVGVREVAALAGVSRQTVSRVLNEHPEVAAATRERVLSAMAELGYRMNNAARALGTRRSRTLGVLASDALQYGPSRSLAAIEAQARIAGYWVSAAFADAGDADAVVGAVEHLASQGVEGIVVVAPHARTLDALDALQIGVPIVTLHSSEHGARGLSVDQAAGARLAVAALADAGHTRIAHLAGPADWLEAESRAQGYAAELAARGIPAGPVLVGDWSAASGHAAADAVRDSRATAVFSANDQMALGLITGLRESGLDVPRDVSVVGFDDVPDAGFYWPRLTTVRQDFDELARRAVSAVLGDASAPSDPVVPVLIARESIAPPRR from the coding sequence ATGAGCGGGTCAGACGAGATGCGCACGCGCACAGTCGGCGTCCGCGAGGTCGCGGCGCTCGCCGGAGTGTCGAGACAGACGGTGTCGCGGGTGCTGAACGAGCACCCCGAGGTCGCCGCTGCGACCCGCGAGCGCGTCCTCTCGGCGATGGCCGAGCTCGGATACCGCATGAACAACGCGGCGCGCGCCCTCGGCACCCGCCGGTCGCGCACCCTCGGGGTGCTCGCGTCGGATGCCCTGCAGTACGGGCCGTCGCGCAGCCTGGCGGCGATCGAGGCGCAGGCGCGCATCGCCGGCTACTGGGTGAGCGCCGCGTTCGCCGACGCAGGGGATGCGGATGCCGTCGTCGGGGCCGTGGAGCATCTCGCCTCTCAGGGGGTGGAGGGCATCGTCGTCGTGGCGCCCCACGCCCGCACGCTCGATGCGCTCGACGCGCTGCAGATCGGCGTGCCGATCGTCACGCTGCATTCCTCCGAGCATGGAGCGCGCGGGCTGTCGGTCGATCAGGCTGCCGGGGCGCGGCTTGCGGTGGCGGCGCTCGCCGACGCAGGGCACACGCGGATCGCCCACCTGGCGGGACCAGCAGACTGGCTCGAGGCCGAGTCGCGTGCACAGGGCTATGCCGCCGAGCTCGCCGCAAGAGGCATCCCGGCCGGGCCGGTGCTCGTGGGGGACTGGTCTGCGGCATCCGGGCATGCGGCAGCCGATGCGGTTCGCGACTCCAGGGCGACGGCGGTGTTCAGCGCAAATGATCAGATGGCCCTCGGCCTCATCACCGGGCTGCGCGAGTCGGGGCTCGACGTGCCGCGCGATGTCAGCGTCGTCGGCTTCGACGACGTTCCGGATGCCGGGTTCTACTGGCCACGACTGACGACGGTTCGCCAGGACTTTGACGAGCTCGCCCGTCGCGCCGTGAGCGCTGTGCTCGGCGATGCGTCGGCGCCCAGCGACCCGGTGGTTCCCGTGCTGATCGCTCGGGAGTCGATCGCGCCGCCCCGGCGCTGA